A single region of the Brassica rapa cultivar Chiifu-401-42 chromosome A03, CAAS_Brap_v3.01, whole genome shotgun sequence genome encodes:
- the LOC103857476 gene encoding putative F-box protein At2g33200 has protein sequence MSRARYGWSKLCTDLLRSILESLHPKDFHRARTVCSSWYSVSTTCTRPLCPWRILLLKSSTLLYDPEQDKTIETEHPGTDFSNSCVVASCSNWLLIIDSYLDLYLLNVFTCERINLPSMKSLLFGQVITFNVRSSLTSSSTPACLWMNERTGDYVAAWSYKEHYLFLYKKGDATWRNHKGARCRSMAYKDNKLYVYTSDGYIKILDLSGDSVKEIVEGNPCPNHRFQFVSRLGEHVWRTKVAVTNSGEVLIVLSLRGLQEKRLFCIFKMNVESGNWERVDSLGGEVLIFGHGVTVRSPIKEIDGQGIKSDSICFIDYDLWPGADYFYHTRQIKSGIFDLATRTITWPKTSDPSVLKSFWFVPGYA, from the coding sequence ATGTCTAGAGCTCGGTATGGTTGGTCCAAACTTTGCACCGATCTTCTGCGATCGATCCTCGAAAGCTTACACCCTAAAGATTTTCATAGGGCAAGAACTGTCTGCTCAAGCTGGTACTCTGTCTCCACAACATGTACGCGACCTCTGTGTCCATGGCGAATCCTATTACTTAAGTCTTCTACTCTGTTATACGATCCCGAACAAGACAAAACTATTGAAACCGAACATCCAGGAACCGACTTCTCGAACAGCTGTGTCGTGGCTAGTTGTAGCAACTGGCTCTTGATCATTGATTCTTATTTGGATTTGTATCTTTTGAATGTGTTTACTTGCGAGAGAATCAATCTTCCATCGATGAAGTCATTGCTTTTTGGTCAAGTTATTACCTTCAACGTGCGTAGTAGCCTAACCTCATCGAGTACACCGGCTTGTCTTTGGATGAACGAGAGAACAGGGGACTATGTCGCAGCCTGGAGTTACAAAGAACATTACTTGTTCTTATACAAGAAAGGAGATGCCACGTGGCGTAATCATAAAGGCGCACGTTGTAGATCCATGGCGTATAAGGACAACAAGCTTTACGTGTATACATCTGATGGTTACATCAAGATTCTTGATTTGTCTGGAGACTCGGTTAAGGAGATCGTGGAAGGGAACCCATGTCCTAACCATAGGTTTCAGTTTGTTTCACGACTTGGGGAACATGTGTGGAGGACGAAAGTAGCGGTTACGAACTCAGGAGAGGTTTTGATTGTTCTGAGCTTAAGAGGGTTACAAGAGAAACGTTTGTTTTGCATCTTTAAGATGAATGTTGAAAGCGGTAACTGGGAAAGAGTAGATTCTCTTGGAGGTGAGGTGTTGATATTTGGTCATGGAGTCACAGTAAGATCTCCGATCAAAGAGATTGACGGTCAGGGAATCAAGAGTGATTCAATCTGTTTCATTGATTATGATCTTTGGCCAGGTGCAGATTATTTCTATCACACGAGGCAAATTAAGAGCGGTATATTCGATCTTGCGACGAGGACAATCACATGGCCTAAAACATCAGATCCTTCCGTCTTGAAGAGCTTCTGGTTTGTTCCGGGATATGCTTAA
- the LOC103857475 gene encoding putative F-box protein At4g22180, producing MSNMVKWSELNADVLQSILERLSIINYLKARSVCKNWHVVCKQISSIQDKFPWIIIFPRRRPKSSTCQVFNPQEGKLYTLRNLGNDFSTHQCIATSGSWLLMLDLRSNLYVLNVFTRERIDLPPLESHQGRLQVNRLQNNTFTFMINQSSAPARNVLNRTKAVLWVDEKTKGYLVVWSIGLSYIMYTKNGIDFWREIPIKEGPENLHGCQDIVYKDNNLYILTGLNRIRILDCSQELPRALLDNVDDDPFRDDQRRRGKIGVTVSGEVLMVKNRLKQVFNILKMNSDGTSWDEVESLGEESWITDLGVTVPGVDGSRPNSIYYRDRSLYCGDLSVQVLEMILEVDKNGHARWFIPSLREL from the coding sequence ATGTCGAACATGGTCAAGTGGTCGGAGCTTAACGCTGACGTTCTGCAATCAATCCTTGAACGTCTGAGCATCATTAATTATCTAAAAGCTCGATCCGTTTGCAAGAATTGGCACGTAGTTTGCAAACAAATCTCTTCAATACAAGACAAGTTTCCATGGATAATAATCTTCCCTCGTAGAAGACCAAAGAGCTCTACATGTCAAGTGTTCAATCCCCAAGAAGGTAAACTTTACACACTGAGAAACCTTGGCAATGACTTCTCTACGCACCAGTGTATAGCAACTTCTGGAAGCTGGCTTTTAATGTTAGACCTACGATCAAATCTATACGTTTTGAATGTTTTCACACGTGAGAGAATCGATCTACCACCATTAGAGTCACACCAAGGGAGGCTACAAGTTAATAGATTACAAAACAACACATTTACCTTCATGATCAATCAATCATCAGCACCGGCAAGAAACGTTCTAAACCGGACAAAAGCGGTTTTATGGGTCGACGAGAAAACCAAAGGTTACTTAGTCGTCTGGTCGATAGGTCTATCTTATATAATGTATACTAAGAATGGAATCGATTTCTGGAGAGAGATACCTATAAAAGAAGGCCCTGAGAATCTTCATGGATGTCAAGATATTGTCTACAAAGACAACAATCTTTACATTTTGACAGGTCTAAACCGAATCAGAATCTTGGATTGCTCACAAGAACTCCCTAGAGCGTTACTAGACAACGTTGATGATGATCCATTTAGGGATGATCAAAGAAGGCGAGGTAAGATCGGTGTTACTGTCTCTGGAGAGGTTTTGATGGTTAAGAACCGGTTAAAGCAGGTTTTCAACATTTTAAAGATGAACTCAGATGGGACAAGTTGGGATGAGGTGGAGTCATTAGGGGAAGAGTCTTGGATCACTGATCTTGGTGTGACTGTACCAGGAGTTGATGGGAGTAGACCAAACTCGATTTATTACAGAGATAGGTCTCTTTATTGTGGAGATCTTTCGGTTCAAGTGTTGGAGATGATCCTAGAGGTTGACAAGAATGGTCACGCGAGATGGTTTATTCCTAGTCTTCGTGAGTTGTAA
- the LOC103857473 gene encoding 3-ketoacyl-CoA thiolase 2, peroxisomal, with translation MEKAIERQRVLLEHLRPSSSHSFEGSLSASACLAGDSAAYQRTSLYGDDVVIVAAHRTALCKSKRGNFKDTYPDDLLAPVLRALIEKTNLDPSEVGDIVVGTVLAPGSQRASECRMSAFYAGFPETVAVRTVNRQCSSGLQAVADVAAAIKAGFYDIGIGAGLESMTTNPMAWEGSVNPAVKKFEQAQNCLLPMGVTSENVAHRFGVSRQEQDQAAVDSHRKAAAATAAGKFKDEIIPVKTKLVDPKTGDETPITVSVDDGIRASTTLATLGKLKPVFKKDGTTTAGNSSQVSDGAGAVLLMRRSVATQKGLPVLGVFRTFAAVGVDPAIMGVGPAVAIPAAVKAAGLELDDIDLFEINEAFASQFVYCRNKLGLDAEKINVNGGAMAIGHPLGATGARCVATLLHEMKRRGKDCRFGVVSMCIGTGMGAAAVFERGDGVDELRNARKVEAQGFLSKDAR, from the exons atggagaaagCGATCGAGAGGCAAAGAGTTCTTCTTGAACATCTCCGTCCTTCTTCCTCCCACAGTTTCGAGGGCTCTCTCTCT GCTTCTGCTTGCTTGGCTGGGGACAGTGCTGCTTATCAAAGGACCTCTCTCTATGGAGATGATGTTGTCATTGTCGC AGCCCATAGAACTGCACTTTGCAAGTCCAAACGTGGCAACTTCAAGGATACTTATCCTGATGATCTCCTTGCACCTGTTCTTAGG GCTTTGATAGAGAAGACGAATCTAGACCCAAGTGAAGTTGGTGACATTGTTGTGGGTACTGTTTTGGCACCGGGGTCTCAGAGAGCCAGCGAGTGCAGGATGTCTGCTTTCTATGCTGGTTTCCCTG AAACCGTGGCGGTGAGGACTGTGAATAGACAGTGCTCCTCTGGGCTTCAGGCTGTTGCTGACGTTGCCGCTGCCATCAAAGCTGGATTTTATGATATTG GTATTGGGGCTGGATTGGAGTCCATGACTACCAACCCAATGGCATGGGAAGGGTCAGTCAACCCAGCG GTGAAGAAGTTTGAGCAAGCACAGAATTGTCTTCTCCCTATGGGTGTTACTTCCGAAAATGTAGCACACCGCTTTGGTGTCTCAAGGCAGGAGCAAGACCAAGCTGCT GTTGACTCGCACAGAAAGGCAGCTGCTGCTACTGCTGCTGGTAAATTCAAGGATGAGATAATTCCAGTTAAAACCAAG CTTGTTGATCCAAAGACAGGTGATGAGACACCAATTACAGTTTCTGTTGATGATGGGATCCGAGCAAGCACAACCCTTGCCACTCTTGGGAAGCTGAAGCCAGTATTTAAGAAGGATGGCACAACAACCGCTG GAAACTCCAGTCAAGTAAGTGATGGTGCAGGAGCCGTTCTCCTCATGAGGAGAAGTGTTGCTACGCAAAAAGGACTTCCTGTCCTTGGTGTATTCAG GACATTTGCTGCAGTTGGTGTTGATCCAGCAATCATGGGTGTCGGTCCAGCAGTTGCCATTCCAGCTGCAGTTAAGGCGGCTGGTTTAGAACTCGATGACATCGACTTGTTTGAAATCAACGAG GCATTTGCATCTCAGTTTGTTTATTGCCGTAACAAACTGGGACTTGACGCCGAGAAAATCAATGTCAATGGTGGTGCAATGGCCATAGGACATCCTTTGGGCGCTACAG GAGCACGTTGCGTTGCTACTTTGTTGCACGAGATGAAGCGCCGTGGAAAAGACTGTCGTTTTGGGGTAGTGTCGATGTGCATTG GGACGGGGATGGGTGCAGCGGCTGTGTTTGAGAGAGGAGATGGAGTTGATGAGCTTCGCAATGCAAGGAAAGTTGAAGCGCAAGGCTTTTTGTCCAAGGACGCTCGTTAG
- the LOC103857471 gene encoding probable inorganic phosphate transporter 1-5 isoform X2 codes for MARKGKEVLNALDAAKTQMYHFTAIVIAGMGFFTDAYDLFSISLVTKLLGRIYYHVDGSKKPGTLPPNVAAAVNGVAFCGTLAGQLFFGWLGDKLGRKKVYGITLMVMVLCSLGSGLSFGHSSNGAMATLCFFRFWLGFGIGGDYPLSATIMSEYANKKTRGAFIAAVFAMQGFGILAGGIVSLIVSSAFDHAFDAPTYEVDPVGSTVPQADYVWRIVLMFGAIPALLTYYWRMKMPETARYTALVARNTKQAAADMSKVLQVDLIAEEDPQSNPSSSNPNSFGLFSKEFARRHGLHLVGTTTTWFLLDIAYYSSNLFQKDIYSAIGWIPAAETMNAIHEVYTVSRAQTLIALCGTVPGYWFTVALIDYLGRFFIQLMGFIFMTVFMFALAIPYDHWRHRDNRIGFLIMYSLTMFFANFGPNATTFVVPAEIFPARLRSTCHGISAASGKAGAIVGAFGFLYAAQSTDPKKTDAGYPPGIGVRNSLLMLGGVNFLGIVFTLLVPESKGKSLEELSREHEEQIGGGGGGDGTEIMDVANSGRTVPV; via the exons atgGCGAGGAAGGGGAAAGAAGTCTTGAACGCTTTAGATGCGGCCAAAACGCAGATGTACCATTTCACAGCGATTGTAATCGCGGGTATGGGCTTTTTTACTGATGCTTACGATCTCTTTAGCATCTCTCTCGTCACAAAGCTCCTTGGCCGTATATACTACCATGTTGATGGATCCAAGAAGCCTGGAACACTCCCTCCAAACGTTGCTGCTGCTGTGAATGGCGTTGCCTTTTGTGGTACCCTCGCTGGCCAGCTCTTCTTTGGCTGGCTTGGAGACAAGCTTGGCCGCAAGAAAGTTTACG GTATTACTTTGATGGTCATGGTACTATGTTCACTTGGGTCTGGTCTATCATTTGGTCACTCATCTAACGGAGCGATGGCCACACTCTGTTTCTTCCGGTTCTGGCTCGGTTTCGGCATAGGCGGCGACTACCCTCTCTCGGCCACCATCATGTCCGAATACGCCAACAAGAAGACACGTGGCGCATTCATAGCCGCCGTTTTTGCCATGCAAGGCTTCGGAATCTTGGCCGGAGGGATTGTGTCTCTCATCGTCTCCAGTGCGTTTGACCACGCGTTCGATGCGCCGACCTATGAGGTTGATCCGGTCGGGTCAACTGTACCGCAGGCAGATTACGTGTGGCGTATTGTGCTCATGTTTGGAGCTATCCCGGCGTTGCTAACTTATTATTGGCGGATGAAGATGCCGGAAACCGCGAGGTATACAGCTCTTGTTGCTCGGAATACTAAACAAGCTGCCGCCGATATGTCTAAG GTACTTCAAGTTGATCTAATAGCAGAAGAAGACCCACAGTCAAACCCGTCTTCATCAAACCCAAACTCCTTCGGCTTATTCTCCAAAGAATTCGCTCGCCGTCACGGCCTCCACCTCGTCGGCACAACCACCACCTGGTTCCTCCTCGACATCGCCTATTACAGCAGCAACCTCTTCCAAAAAGACATCTACAGCGCCATCGGATGGATCCCCGCGGCCGAGACAATGAACGCCATCCACGAAGTCTACACCGTCTCCAGAGCTCAAACTCTCATCGCTCTCTGCGGCACCGTCCCTGGCTACTGGTTCACCGTCGCGCTCATCGACTACCTCGGTCGCTTCTTCATACAGCTAATGGGCTTTATCTTCATGACCGTCTTCATGTTCGCGCTCGCGATACCGTACGATCATTGGAGGCATAGAGACAACAGGATCGGGTTCTTGATCATGTATTCGTTGACGATGTTCTTTGCCAACTTTGGTCCTAACGCGACGACGTTTGTTGTCCCGGCTGAGATTTTTCCGGCGAGGCTTAGGTCGACTTGTCATGGGATATCGGCGGCGAGTGGGAAAGCAGGAGCTATAGTTGGAGCTTTTGGGTTTCTTTACGCTGCGCAGAGTACTGATCCGAAGAAGACCGATGCTGGTTATCCGCCGGGGATCGGAGTTAGGAACTCGTTGTTGATGCTTGGAGGTGTTAACTTCTTGGGGATTGTTTTCACTTTGTTGGTTCCGGAGTCGAAAGGGAAGTCTTTGGAAGAGCTTTCGAGAGAGCATGAGGAGCAGATTGGTGGCGGAGGTGGAGGTGATGGGACGGAGATTATGGATGTAGCTAATTCTGGTAGAACAGTCCCggtttga
- the LOC103857472 gene encoding vesicle-associated membrane protein 722, which yields MAQQSSLIYSFVARGTVILVEFTDFKGNFTSVAAQCLQKLPSSNNKFTYNCDGHTFNYLVENGFTYCVVAVDSAGRQIPMAFLERVKEDFNKRYGGGKAATAQANSLNKEFGSKLKEHMQYCMDHPDEISKLAKVKAQVSEVKGVMMENIEKVLDRGEKIELLVDKTENLRSQAQDFRTQGTQMRRKMWFQNMKIKLIVLAIIIALILIIVLSVCGGFNCGK from the exons ATGGCGCAGCAATCGTCGTTGATATACAGCTTCGTCGCTAGGGGCACAGTAATCCTCGTGGAGTTCACCGATTTCAAAGGTAACTTTACGTCCGTCGCTGCACAGTGCCTCCAGAAGCTTCCGTCCTCGAACAACAAGTTCACCTACAACTGCGATGGCCACACCTTCAATTACCTCGTCGAAAACGGATTCA CTTATTGTGTTGTTGCAGTTGATTCTGCTGGGAGGCAGATTCCCATGGCTTTTTTGGAACGGGTGAAGGAGGATTTCAACAAGAGATATGGTGGTGGAAAGGCTGCTACTGCTCAGGCTAACAGCTTGAATAAAGAGTTTGG GTCGAAACTGAAAGAGCACATGCAGTATTGTATGGATCATCCTGATGAGATTAGCAAGCTTGCTAAGGTGAAAGCTCAGGTGTCTGAAGTTAAAGGTGTCATGATGGAAAACATTGAAAAG GTTCTTGACCGTGGTGAGAAAATTGAACTTTTGGTGGACAAAACTGAAAACCTTCGCTCACAG GCGCAAGATTTCAGGACACAAGGAACACAGATGAGAAGAAAGATGTGGTTTCAGAACATGAAGATAAAGCTCATTGTTCTAGCAATCATCATTGCCTTGATCCTCATCATCGTCCTCTCAGTCTGCGGTGGCTTCAACTGTGGCAAATAA
- the LOC103857471 gene encoding probable inorganic phosphate transporter 1-5 isoform X1, with protein MEFHVNAMTTKANLIYSFVRYILVDSSKCSFVPCIFRLINTKRLPDFSLVSISSCFLSVNNREEPKKEKEKQKMARKGKEVLNALDAAKTQMYHFTAIVIAGMGFFTDAYDLFSISLVTKLLGRIYYHVDGSKKPGTLPPNVAAAVNGVAFCGTLAGQLFFGWLGDKLGRKKVYGITLMVMVLCSLGSGLSFGHSSNGAMATLCFFRFWLGFGIGGDYPLSATIMSEYANKKTRGAFIAAVFAMQGFGILAGGIVSLIVSSAFDHAFDAPTYEVDPVGSTVPQADYVWRIVLMFGAIPALLTYYWRMKMPETARYTALVARNTKQAAADMSKVLQVDLIAEEDPQSNPSSSNPNSFGLFSKEFARRHGLHLVGTTTTWFLLDIAYYSSNLFQKDIYSAIGWIPAAETMNAIHEVYTVSRAQTLIALCGTVPGYWFTVALIDYLGRFFIQLMGFIFMTVFMFALAIPYDHWRHRDNRIGFLIMYSLTMFFANFGPNATTFVVPAEIFPARLRSTCHGISAASGKAGAIVGAFGFLYAAQSTDPKKTDAGYPPGIGVRNSLLMLGGVNFLGIVFTLLVPESKGKSLEELSREHEEQIGGGGGGDGTEIMDVANSGRTVPV; from the exons ATGGAGTTTCACGTTAATGCAATGACTACAAAAGCAAActtaatttatagttttgtaAGGTATATACTTGTAGATTCTTCAAAATGTTCCTTCGTTCCTTGTATTTTTAGACTTATAAATACCAAACGCCTCCCAGATTTCTCGTTAGTTTCCATTTCATCGTGTTTCTT GTCAGTAAACAACAGAGaagaaccaaaaaaagaaaaagagaaacaaaaaatgGCGAGGAAGGGGAAAGAAGTCTTGAACGCTTTAGATGCGGCCAAAACGCAGATGTACCATTTCACAGCGATTGTAATCGCGGGTATGGGCTTTTTTACTGATGCTTACGATCTCTTTAGCATCTCTCTCGTCACAAAGCTCCTTGGCCGTATATACTACCATGTTGATGGATCCAAGAAGCCTGGAACACTCCCTCCAAACGTTGCTGCTGCTGTGAATGGCGTTGCCTTTTGTGGTACCCTCGCTGGCCAGCTCTTCTTTGGCTGGCTTGGAGACAAGCTTGGCCGCAAGAAAGTTTACG GTATTACTTTGATGGTCATGGTACTATGTTCACTTGGGTCTGGTCTATCATTTGGTCACTCATCTAACGGAGCGATGGCCACACTCTGTTTCTTCCGGTTCTGGCTCGGTTTCGGCATAGGCGGCGACTACCCTCTCTCGGCCACCATCATGTCCGAATACGCCAACAAGAAGACACGTGGCGCATTCATAGCCGCCGTTTTTGCCATGCAAGGCTTCGGAATCTTGGCCGGAGGGATTGTGTCTCTCATCGTCTCCAGTGCGTTTGACCACGCGTTCGATGCGCCGACCTATGAGGTTGATCCGGTCGGGTCAACTGTACCGCAGGCAGATTACGTGTGGCGTATTGTGCTCATGTTTGGAGCTATCCCGGCGTTGCTAACTTATTATTGGCGGATGAAGATGCCGGAAACCGCGAGGTATACAGCTCTTGTTGCTCGGAATACTAAACAAGCTGCCGCCGATATGTCTAAG GTACTTCAAGTTGATCTAATAGCAGAAGAAGACCCACAGTCAAACCCGTCTTCATCAAACCCAAACTCCTTCGGCTTATTCTCCAAAGAATTCGCTCGCCGTCACGGCCTCCACCTCGTCGGCACAACCACCACCTGGTTCCTCCTCGACATCGCCTATTACAGCAGCAACCTCTTCCAAAAAGACATCTACAGCGCCATCGGATGGATCCCCGCGGCCGAGACAATGAACGCCATCCACGAAGTCTACACCGTCTCCAGAGCTCAAACTCTCATCGCTCTCTGCGGCACCGTCCCTGGCTACTGGTTCACCGTCGCGCTCATCGACTACCTCGGTCGCTTCTTCATACAGCTAATGGGCTTTATCTTCATGACCGTCTTCATGTTCGCGCTCGCGATACCGTACGATCATTGGAGGCATAGAGACAACAGGATCGGGTTCTTGATCATGTATTCGTTGACGATGTTCTTTGCCAACTTTGGTCCTAACGCGACGACGTTTGTTGTCCCGGCTGAGATTTTTCCGGCGAGGCTTAGGTCGACTTGTCATGGGATATCGGCGGCGAGTGGGAAAGCAGGAGCTATAGTTGGAGCTTTTGGGTTTCTTTACGCTGCGCAGAGTACTGATCCGAAGAAGACCGATGCTGGTTATCCGCCGGGGATCGGAGTTAGGAACTCGTTGTTGATGCTTGGAGGTGTTAACTTCTTGGGGATTGTTTTCACTTTGTTGGTTCCGGAGTCGAAAGGGAAGTCTTTGGAAGAGCTTTCGAGAGAGCATGAGGAGCAGATTGGTGGCGGAGGTGGAGGTGATGGGACGGAGATTATGGATGTAGCTAATTCTGGTAGAACAGTCCCggtttga
- the LOC103857474 gene encoding exopolygalacturonase produces the protein MASRFLILCVSSLFFFFLTVSSAPTSGYYKGDKVFDVRNYGAHGDGKTDDAMAITKAWNDACQWSGGSSTVYIPLGTFYLSQITLSGPCKSYITFIITGTLSAPRDPNLIKQEEWIEFRYVDNLTVTGGGLLDGQGSYSWSLNDCDKNPKCRTLAINIGFAFVRYSRINGLRSINSKMGHFNLFSVEDFNITGVTITAPGDSPNTDGIKIGKSKDMHIYNVTIATGDDCIAILDGTTNLDISNVRCGPGHGISVGSLGRYKDEKNVEGLTVRNSVFNGTTDGLRIKTYAKSVSEISVSNFVYDNIQMVNVGNPIVIDQQYCPHGQCDSPGKYNSHVQIRNVKYNKIWGTSTSQAALNMQCSKTFPCQDVELSNINLMYNGRDGLATALCENVGGSVRGKIVPSGCRI, from the exons ATGGCGTCTAGGTTTCTGATCTTGTGTGTCtcgtctctcttcttcttcttcctcaccgTGTCAAGTGCTCCCACGAGTGGATATTATAAAGGAGATAAGGTCTTCGACGTCAGAAACTACGGTGCTCACGGCGACGGCAAAACAGACGACGCTATGGCGATTACAAAGGCCTGGAACGATGCTTGTCAATGGAGTGGTGGAAGCTCAACGGTCTATATACCTCTTGGAACATTCTATCTCAGTCAAATAACTCTCTCTGGTCCTTGTAAAAGTTATATCACTTTTATAATCACCGGAACCTTGTCGGCTCCTCGGGATCCTAACCTCATCAAACAAGAAGAATGGATAGAGTTCCGGTACGTAGACAATCTCACCGTTACGGGAGGAGGGTTACTTGATGGTCAAGGATCTTACTCATGGTCCCTCAATGATTGCGACAAAAACCCTAAGTGTCGTACACTAGCTATCAACATAGGGTTTGCGTTCGTTAGATACTCGAGGATCAACGGTCTGAGATCTATCAACAGCAAAATGGGTCACTTCAACTTATTCTCGGTCGAGGATTTTAACATTACAGGCGTGACCATCACGGCTCCTGGAGATAGCCCTAATACCGACGGTATCAAGATTGGTAAATCCAAGGATATGCATATTTACAACGTCACCATAGCAACCGGTGACGACTGCATCGCAATACTTGACGGAACTACCAACTTGGATATCTCTAATGTCAG GTGCGGACCAGGGCACGGGATTAGTGTCGGAAGCCTTGGCCGGTATAAAGATGAGAAGAACGTCGAGGGCTTAACCGTGAGAAACTCGGTTTTCAACGGTACAACCGACGGTTTACGGATTAAAACATATGCTAAGTCGGTCTCGGAGATTTCGGTTTCGAACTTCGTGTACGACAATATCCAAATGGTCAATGTCGGAAACCCTATCGTCATCGATCAACAGTATTGTCCCCATGGACAATGCGATAGTCCTGGAAAGTATAATTCTCATGTTCAGATCAGGAACGTGAAGTACAACAAAATCTGGGGAACTTCGACGAGCCAAGCGGCTTTGAACATGCAGTGTAGTAAAACGTTTCCTTGTCAGGACGTTGAGCTTTCAAATATCAACTTGATGTACAATGGGAGGGATGGCTTGGCGACTGCTTTGTGTGAGAATGTTGGTGGTTCGGTTCGTGGGAAGATTGTGCCTTCTGGTTGTCGGATTTGA
- the LOC103857477 gene encoding chaperonin CPN60, mitochondrial, with the protein MYRLISSIASKARVARNCTSQIGSRLSSTRNYAAKDIRFGVEGRALMLRGVEELADAVKVTMGPKGRNVIIEQSWGAPKVTKDGVTVAKSIEFKDRVKNVGASLVKQVANATNDVAGDGTTCATVLTRAIFTEGCKSVAAGMNAMDLRRGIKLAVDTVVTNLKSRARMISTSEEIAQVGTISANGDREIGELIAKAMESVGKEGVITIQDGKTLFNELEVVEGMKIDRGYISPYFITNQKNQKCELEDPLILIHEKKISNLNSMVKVLELALKSQRSLLIVAEDLESDALAVLILNKLRAGIKVCAVKAPGFGENRKANMHDLATLTGAQVITEELGMNLEKIDLSMLGNCKKITVSKDDTVFLDGAGDKKAIGERCEQIRSMVEASESDYDKEKLQERLAKLSGGVAVLKIGGASESEVGEKKDRVTDALNATKAAVEEGIVPGGGVALLYASKELDKLSTANFDQKIGVQIIQNALKTPVYTIASNAGVEGAVIVGKLLESDNPDLGYDAAKGEYVDMVKSGIIDPVKVIRTALVDAASVSSLLTTTEAVVTEIPTKEDASPAMGGGGGGMGGMGGMGGMGF; encoded by the exons ATGTATCGTCTTATCTCCAGCATTGCTTCAAAAGCTAG AGTTGCCAGAAACTGTACATCCCAG ATTGGAAGCAGACTCAGTTCCACTAGGAATTATGCAGCCAAAGACATAAGGTTCGGTGTTGAGGGTCGTGCTTTGATGCTTAGAGGTGTCGAGGAGCTTGCTGATGCTGTTAAAGTCACCATGGGACCAAAG GGTCGTAATGTCATCATCGAACAAAGCTGGGGTGCACCTAAGGTGACAAAGGATGGTGTAACTGTTGCCAAGAGCATTGAGTTCAAGGACAGAGTCAAGAACGTTGGTGCCAGTCTTGTCAAACAGGTTGCTAACGCCACCAATGACGTTGCTGGTGATG gaacAACGTGTGCTACGGTTCTTACTAGAGCTATCTTCACGGAAGGCTGTAAATCAGTCGCTGCTGGAATGAATGCAATGGACTTAAGACGTGGTATCAAACTGGCTGTTGACACCGTTGTGACGAACTTGAAGAGCCGAGCACGCATGATTAGCACTTCTGAGGAAATTGCTCAAGTTGGAACCATATCAGCTAATGGCGATAGAGAAATTGGTGAACTGATTGCAAAGGCTATGGAGAGTGTTGGCAAAGAGGGAGTCATCACAATCCAA GATGGCAAGACCTTGTTTAACGAGCTTGAAGTTGTTGAGGGTATGAAGATTGACAGGGGATACATCTCCCCATACTTCATTACAAACCAGAAGAACCAAAAATGT GAACTAGAAGATCCTCTCATTCTAATCCACGAGAAGAAAATCTCCAATTTAAATTCTATGGTGAAAGTCTTAGAACTTGCCCTCAAG AGTCAAAGGTCGCTGTTGATCGTTGCGGAGGATTTGGAGAGTGATGCTCTTGCCGTGCTAATTCTAAACAAGCTCCGTGCTGGAATTAag GTCTGTGCTGTGAAGGCTCCTGGTTTTGGAGAAAACCGTAAGGCAAACATGCACGATCTAGCTACCCTCACCGGAGCCCAG GTAATAACAGAAGAGTTGGGTATGAATCTTGAGAAAATTGACCTCAGTATGCTTGGAAACTGCAAAAAG ATAACTGTATCCAAAGACGACACTGTTTTCCTTGATGGGGCTGGTGACAAGAAAGCAATTGGGGAGCGATGTGAACAG ATACGATCCATGGTTGAAGCGAGCGAGTCTGACTATGACAAGGAGAAGCTACAAGAAAGGTTGGCTAAGCTTTCTGGTGGTGTTGCTGTACTAAAG ATTGGAGGTGCGAGCGAGTCAGAAGTTGGAGAAAAGAAAGATCGAGTGACCGATGCTCTAAATGCCACCAAAGCAGCTGTTGAAGAGGGTATTGTTCCAGGTGGTGGTGTTGCTCTTTTGTACGCGTCAAAAGAACTTGACAAGCTTTCAACAGCTAACTTTGATCAGAAAATCGGTGTCCAAATCATCCAGAACGCTCTCAAG ACACCTGTTTACACCATTGCTTCCAACGCTGGAGTCGAGGGTGCAGTCATTGTAGGCAAGCTTTTGGAATCAGATAATCCTGACCTCGGTTATGATGCTGCTAAAG gagaATACGTTGATATGGTGAAGTCTGGTATTATCGACCCTGTGAAAGTGATCAGAACCGCATTGGTTGATGCTGCAAG TGTCTCGTCTTTGTTGACAACAACGGAAGCAGTTGTGACTGAGATTCCAACTAAAGAGGATGCGTCTCCAGCTATGGGCGGTGGTGGCGGCGGCATGGGTGGTATGGGCGGTATGGGAGGAATGGGTTTCTGA